A single genomic interval of Macadamia integrifolia cultivar HAES 741 chromosome 6, SCU_Mint_v3, whole genome shotgun sequence harbors:
- the LOC122081620 gene encoding polygalacturonase non-catalytic subunit AroGP3-like, translating to MTRPILLLGLLVVAYFSGSQAESAFMQYWEEHIGLSHPPHWLAEKASSLNPHQEEVFMKIIEKNELASHLDLFCKQANIACSTNSLEKKTTDSTTLPPIAPWNEDKLKYDFPNEAALSVASQGGLPYFRKSMVKEGSVIAVPDLRDPMSYKSFLPRSLASKIPFSIARIEKLKKLFGVIDESNMDEYIQDTLKICEKSPIRGEKRTCATSVEDLIDFIVEELGHYVHVWSTESIEGSYENVTIGVVKLIYGNLSDSPALCHSQPFIFQVYYCHVLQKVKVYAVDIHAKKKVNHAIMACHHDTSTWNPNHLAFKLLGFGPGQIEVCHWINENGIVWTKTLG from the exons ATGACACGTCCCATTCTATTGCTTGGACTTCTGGTAGTAGCATACTTtagt GGTTCTCAAGCTGAAAGTGCCTTCATGCAATATTGGGAAGAGCATATCGGTCTTTCACATCCTCCACACTGGTTAGCTGAAAAGGCTTCTTCATTAAACCCCCATCAAGAGGAGGTGTTTATGAAAATTATAGAGAAAAATGAACTGGCATCCCATCTTGATTTATTTTGTAAGCAGGCTAATATTGCTTGTTCTACAAATTCACTGGAGAAGAAAACAACGGACAGCACAACCTTGCCACCAATAGCCCCATGGAATGAAGACAAACTGAAATATGATTTTCCTAATGAAGCAGCCCTGTCAGTAGCCAGCCAAGGTGGATTGCCATATTTCCGCAAGTCAATGGTGAAAGAGGGAAGTGTCATAGCTGTCCCTGATCTAAGGGACCCAATGTCATATAAATCATTCTTACCGCGATCTCTGGcatcaaaaatcccattttccatTGCCCGgattgagaaattgaagaagcttTTTGGTGTGATAGATGAATCAAACATGGATGAATATATTCAAGACACCCTCAAGATATGTGAGAAGAGCCCCATTCGAGGTGAGAAGAGAACTTGTGCAACTTCCGTCGAGGATCTGATTGATTTTATCGTCGAGGAATTAGGACACTATGTACATGTATGGAGTACTGAAAGCATCGAAGGATCTTATGAGAATGTCACGATTGGAGTTGTGAAACTCATATATGGAAATCTTTCTGATTCACCAGCCTTATGTCATAGCCAGCCATTCATATTTCAAGTCTATTATTGCCATGTTTTACAGAAAGTAAAAGTTTATGCAGTTGATATACATGCTaagaagaaagtgaatcatGCGATCATGGCATGCCATCATGACACATCAACTTGGAATCCAAATCATCTTGCTTTTAAGTTGCTAGGTTTTGGCCCGGGTCAAATTGAAGTCTGTCATTGGATAAATGAGAATGGAATAGTCTGGACAAAGACTCTAGGCTGA